A single Symbiobacterium thermophilum IAM 14863 DNA region contains:
- the sigY gene encoding RNA polymerase sigma factor SigY: protein MHETELIRRAQRGDSAALATLLQQHYLPVKKYLVTITFDRALAEDLTQETMIRAIERVGQFQGRSRFSTWLMSIATRQYLDWLRRERRERQAAERAADERPPAQPGPSAEGRTALELLQTLPPEVALPVVLKHYYGYTYEEIAEWMEIPVGTVKSRVFNGVRALRRGLVQDEA from the coding sequence TTGCACGAGACGGAGCTGATCCGGCGGGCGCAGCGGGGCGATTCGGCCGCCCTGGCGACGCTGCTGCAGCAGCATTACCTGCCGGTGAAAAAGTACCTGGTAACCATCACCTTCGACCGCGCCCTGGCGGAGGATCTGACCCAGGAGACGATGATCCGGGCCATCGAGCGCGTCGGACAGTTCCAGGGCCGGTCCCGGTTCAGCACCTGGCTGATGAGCATTGCCACGCGGCAGTACCTGGACTGGCTGCGCCGGGAGCGGCGGGAACGGCAGGCGGCAGAACGGGCCGCGGACGAGCGGCCTCCCGCCCAGCCCGGACCCTCTGCTGAGGGGCGGACAGCGCTGGAACTCCTGCAGACGCTGCCGCCTGAGGTGGCACTGCCGGTGGTGCTGAAGCACTACTACGGCTACACGTACGAGGAGATCGCCGAGTGGATGGAGATTCCGGTGGGAACGGTGAAGTCCCGCGTCTTCAACGGGGTGCGGGCCTTGCGAAGGGGGCTGGTGCAGGATGAAGCGTGA
- a CDS encoding ABC transporter permease subunit yields MNRRAVLAVARKDIRAVTANLQVWLPMVLVPLILGVAVPLGMVLAFRYGAEGLSAADVRTLIGWAERLPAGDLGDALAGLPDLSRRLIYVGANYLLAPFFLMIPLMAASVISADSFAGEKERGTLETLLFAPVDMVSLFTGKVLAAFAPAMGLSLATLLLCAAAVNAAAWPLFHRIIFPQPNWIPLVLLVIPAVALLAILLNVFISARVATFQAAYQMGGLVVLPMLLLVAGQATGVLVFSVPVVLAVGLGLWLVDGLLLWLALGRLDRQQLFAGQVR; encoded by the coding sequence GTGAATAGGCGGGCGGTCCTGGCCGTAGCCCGGAAGGACATCCGGGCGGTGACGGCCAACCTGCAGGTCTGGCTCCCGATGGTGCTGGTGCCGCTGATCCTGGGCGTGGCGGTCCCGCTGGGGATGGTGCTGGCGTTCCGCTACGGTGCGGAGGGCCTGTCGGCTGCCGACGTCCGTACCCTGATCGGTTGGGCGGAGCGGCTGCCCGCCGGGGACCTGGGAGACGCGCTCGCGGGCTTGCCTGACCTCAGCCGGCGGTTGATCTACGTGGGCGCCAACTACCTCCTGGCCCCGTTCTTCCTGATGATCCCCCTGATGGCGGCCTCGGTGATCTCCGCGGACTCCTTCGCCGGCGAGAAGGAGCGGGGGACGCTGGAGACGCTGCTGTTTGCCCCGGTCGACATGGTTTCGCTGTTCACGGGGAAGGTGCTGGCCGCGTTCGCCCCCGCGATGGGGCTCTCCCTGGCCACCCTGCTGCTGTGCGCGGCGGCGGTCAACGCCGCAGCGTGGCCGCTGTTTCACCGCATCATCTTCCCACAGCCCAACTGGATCCCGCTGGTGCTCCTGGTGATCCCTGCGGTGGCACTGCTGGCGATCCTGCTCAACGTGTTCATCAGCGCGCGGGTCGCCACGTTCCAGGCCGCGTACCAGATGGGCGGCCTGGTGGTTCTGCCGATGCTGCTGCTGGTCGCGGGGCAGGCCACCGGGGTGCTGGTCTTCAGCGTACCGGTGGTGCTGGCGGTCGGGCTCGGGCTATGGCTGGTGGACGGGCTCCTGCTCTGGCTGGCGCTGGGCCGGTTGGACCGGCAGCAGCTGTTTGCCGGCCAGGTGCGCTGA
- a CDS encoding DUF456 family protein yields the protein MGWQWIAFAIAVVVMLAGVVGTLIPALPGLPIVFLAMLGYAVVDGFRDITPGFLAVALLVVAATQVAEHYARAWGAKRFGAGRAGAWGAVIGSIVGLFFMPLGLLLGPFLGALLFELVAGRSGSEAVKAGFGGLVGVLGSVVVNVVVALGLTVAFVAKVLI from the coding sequence ATGGGCTGGCAGTGGATTGCGTTCGCGATCGCCGTCGTCGTGATGCTGGCGGGCGTGGTCGGCACGCTGATCCCGGCGCTGCCGGGGCTGCCGATCGTGTTCCTGGCGATGCTGGGCTACGCCGTCGTCGACGGCTTTCGCGACATTACGCCCGGTTTCCTGGCCGTGGCCCTGCTGGTCGTGGCGGCGACCCAGGTGGCGGAGCACTACGCGCGCGCCTGGGGAGCCAAGCGTTTCGGCGCCGGCCGTGCCGGTGCATGGGGCGCCGTGATCGGCTCCATCGTCGGGCTGTTCTTCATGCCCCTGGGGCTGCTGCTCGGCCCGTTCCTCGGGGCGCTGCTGTTTGAGCTGGTCGCCGGCCGGTCGGGGAGCGAGGCGGTGAAGGCGGGCTTCGGCGGCCTGGTCGGCGTGCTGGGGTCGGTGGTGGTCAACGTGGTGGTCGCCCTGGGACTCACCGTCGCCTTTGTGGCCAAGGTCCTGATATAG
- the ccsA gene encoding cytochrome c biogenesis protein CcsA, translating into MTPANQFLLDAAQWLLLGAFASYLVAFLLYVSGTLGRRISGGTRFTRTPGHGTVANVIGVVLHGLAILARWQGSGFWPTSNMYEFIGFMAFSSMVAFLVLHGMYRLYVLGALVTPVTIALLAYSYVFPPEVTPLIPALQSYWLPLHVSLAALGEGFFAVAFGAALLYLLRVRGMEIAQARAVSEAAAGMETAAPMAGAAPMAGAAPGVAAESRWERIWGVRLLEIVFYLILVLLGFTVLALFFRYAGFQWIFNNGMTTYHLPPIIGPYGAEVGEKGTILGIPLPTVVVPFGWRGKHLNTLLYSVVIGAFLYGFIRRFVTRGRIGDALALRVTADPELLDEISYRAVAIGYPIFTLGGLIFAMMWAKEAWGRYWMWDPKETWAFIAWLVYSAYLHFRITHGWEGRRSAWLAVLGFGVILFTLVGVNLLIVGLHSYAGGDL; encoded by the coding sequence ATGACACCGGCTAACCAGTTTCTGCTGGATGCCGCCCAGTGGCTGTTGCTCGGCGCCTTTGCGTCCTACCTTGTCGCGTTCCTGCTGTACGTCTCAGGCACCCTGGGCAGGCGGATTTCCGGGGGCACCCGGTTCACCCGCACGCCCGGCCACGGCACGGTAGCCAACGTCATCGGCGTGGTCCTGCACGGCCTCGCGATCCTGGCCCGGTGGCAGGGATCCGGGTTCTGGCCGACGTCCAACATGTATGAGTTCATCGGGTTCATGGCGTTCTCGAGCATGGTGGCCTTCCTGGTCCTGCACGGGATGTACCGGCTGTATGTGCTCGGCGCGCTGGTGACCCCGGTGACCATTGCGCTGCTGGCCTACTCGTACGTCTTCCCGCCCGAGGTCACGCCCCTGATCCCGGCCTTGCAATCTTACTGGCTGCCGCTGCACGTCAGCCTGGCGGCCCTGGGCGAGGGCTTCTTCGCCGTGGCCTTCGGCGCGGCGCTGCTCTACCTGCTCCGGGTGCGCGGGATGGAGATCGCACAGGCCCGGGCCGTGAGCGAGGCGGCGGCCGGAATGGAGACCGCCGCGCCGATGGCGGGGGCCGCTCCGATGGCTGGGGCCGCGCCGGGCGTCGCCGCGGAGAGCCGCTGGGAGCGCATCTGGGGCGTCCGGCTGTTGGAAATCGTCTTCTATCTCATCCTGGTCCTGCTCGGCTTCACCGTGTTGGCCCTGTTCTTCCGGTACGCCGGCTTCCAGTGGATCTTCAACAACGGCATGACCACCTACCACCTGCCGCCCATCATCGGACCGTACGGCGCCGAGGTGGGGGAGAAGGGGACGATCCTCGGGATTCCGCTGCCCACCGTGGTCGTGCCCTTCGGCTGGCGGGGCAAGCACCTCAACACGCTGCTCTACTCGGTGGTGATCGGCGCTTTCCTGTACGGGTTCATCCGGCGGTTCGTTACCAGGGGCCGCATCGGCGACGCCCTGGCCCTGCGGGTGACCGCAGACCCGGAGTTGCTGGACGAGATCAGCTACCGGGCGGTGGCGATTGGTTATCCGATCTTCACCCTCGGCGGCCTGATCTTCGCCATGATGTGGGCCAAGGAGGCCTGGGGCCGCTACTGGATGTGGGACCCCAAGGAGACCTGGGCGTTCATCGCCTGGCTCGTGTACTCCGCCTACCTGCACTTCCGGATCACCCACGGGTGGGAGGGGCGCCGTTCCGCCTGGCTGGCCGTGCTGGGCTTCGGCGTCATCCTGTTCACCCTGGTGGGCGTCAACCTGCTGATCGTCGGCCTGCACTCCTACGCCGGCGGCGATCTGTGA
- a CDS encoding aminotransferase class I/II-fold pyridoxal phosphate-dependent enzyme: MNIWSQLIPDCPEPIARAADEALNLVRPVWSRVDELVLRNQARVLAAFQEAGVAEVHFAESTGYGYNDIGREKLDEVFARAFGAEAGLVRVQFASGTHTIATGLFAVLRPGDRLIAAAGAPYDTLQQVIRGKPGSLAEWGVAYEEVPLRADQTVDLEAVAEAVRRPDARCLFIQRSRGYSLRAPLTVAQIGEIIRAAKAANPGIVTVVDNCYGEFVEAQEPPHVGADLTCGSLIKNPGGGIAPTGGYIVGRQDLVERAAARLFAPGIGPEVGANAGVNRLLYQGLFLAPHVTGEALKGAQFTAAFFAHLGFAVRPSYDAYRSDLVQAVELGRPEALIAFCQAVQQASPVDAHVRPEPWDMPGYDDPVIMAAGTFVQGSSIELSADGPVRPPYVAYFQGGLTREHVMLAALRAASDLAAAGILTV, translated from the coding sequence TTGAACATCTGGAGTCAACTGATCCCCGACTGCCCGGAACCGATCGCCCGGGCGGCTGACGAGGCCCTGAACCTGGTCCGCCCCGTGTGGAGCCGGGTGGACGAGCTGGTGCTGCGGAACCAGGCCCGGGTGCTCGCCGCCTTTCAGGAGGCCGGTGTGGCCGAGGTGCACTTCGCCGAGTCCACCGGGTACGGGTACAACGACATCGGCCGCGAGAAGCTGGACGAGGTGTTCGCCCGCGCCTTCGGCGCAGAGGCGGGCCTGGTACGGGTGCAGTTCGCCTCGGGCACCCACACCATCGCCACGGGGCTATTCGCCGTCCTGCGCCCGGGCGACCGGCTGATCGCCGCCGCGGGTGCCCCGTACGACACCCTGCAGCAGGTGATCCGGGGAAAGCCCGGCAGCCTCGCGGAATGGGGCGTCGCCTACGAGGAGGTGCCGCTGCGGGCCGACCAGACCGTGGACCTGGAGGCCGTGGCTGAGGCGGTGCGCCGGCCCGACGCCCGCTGCCTCTTCATCCAGCGCTCCCGGGGGTACTCGCTGCGGGCGCCGCTGACCGTCGCCCAGATCGGCGAGATCATCCGTGCGGCCAAGGCGGCCAACCCGGGGATCGTGACCGTGGTGGACAACTGCTACGGCGAGTTCGTGGAGGCGCAGGAGCCGCCGCACGTGGGCGCGGACCTGACCTGCGGCTCCCTGATCAAGAACCCCGGCGGGGGCATCGCCCCCACCGGCGGGTACATCGTCGGTCGGCAGGACCTGGTGGAGCGGGCGGCCGCCCGCCTGTTCGCCCCCGGCATCGGCCCGGAGGTCGGCGCAAACGCCGGGGTCAACCGGCTGCTGTACCAGGGGCTCTTCCTGGCCCCCCACGTCACCGGCGAGGCGCTGAAGGGGGCCCAGTTCACCGCCGCCTTCTTTGCTCACCTGGGCTTTGCCGTGCGACCTTCCTACGACGCGTACCGTTCGGACCTGGTGCAGGCCGTGGAACTGGGGAGGCCGGAGGCGCTCATCGCCTTCTGCCAGGCGGTGCAGCAGGCCAGCCCGGTGGACGCCCACGTGCGCCCGGAGCCGTGGGACATGCCCGGGTACGACGACCCGGTCATCATGGCCGCGGGCACCTTCGTGCAGGGGTCGTCCATTGAACTTTCCGCTGACGGGCCGGTCCGCCCGCCGTACGTCGCATATTTTCAGGGGGGTCTTACGCGGGAGCACGTCATGCTGGCCGCCCTCCGGGCCGCAAGCGATCTGGCGGCCGCCGGAATCCTTACGGTGTAG
- the lexA gene encoding transcriptional repressor LexA, giving the protein MPEPLTERQRQILQFIKDEIRTKGYPPSVREIGEAIGLSSSSTVHGHMTRLEEKGYIRRDPTKPRAIEVLDGSHTQLKRTIAVPVVGRVTAGQPILAQESIEDHFPLPADFVRADESELFFLTVQGDSMIEAGILDGDYVLVHRQQHANNGDIVVALIEDEATVKRFFKEQDHIRLQPENRFMDPIIVPDCQILGKVVGLVRRMG; this is encoded by the coding sequence ATGCCGGAACCCTTGACGGAGCGCCAGCGCCAGATCCTGCAATTCATCAAGGATGAAATCCGCACCAAGGGCTACCCGCCGTCGGTGCGGGAGATCGGCGAGGCCATCGGCCTCAGCTCCAGTTCCACGGTCCACGGCCACATGACCCGGCTGGAGGAGAAGGGATACATCCGCCGGGATCCGACCAAGCCCCGGGCCATCGAGGTGCTGGATGGCAGCCACACGCAGCTGAAGCGGACCATCGCGGTGCCCGTGGTCGGCCGCGTCACCGCCGGCCAGCCGATCCTGGCCCAGGAGTCCATCGAGGACCACTTCCCACTGCCGGCGGACTTCGTCCGGGCGGACGAGTCGGAGCTCTTCTTCCTGACCGTCCAGGGCGACTCGATGATCGAGGCGGGTATCCTGGACGGCGACTACGTGCTGGTCCACCGCCAGCAGCACGCCAACAACGGCGACATCGTCGTCGCCCTCATCGAGGACGAGGCGACCGTCAAGCGGTTCTTCAAGGAACAGGACCACATCCGGCTCCAGCCGGAGAACCGGTTCATGGACCCGATCATCGTGCCGGACTGCCAGATCCTCGGCAAGGTGGTCGGCCTGGTCCGCCGGATGGGCTAG
- a CDS encoding YxlC family protein, which yields MKREPEPWERSLRDGLDAVAGAVDGEQPPDLGALIMLVDDVQRAQRLALRRDLRRFVAVAALILFGWLWAWLQFPAYFLVAQGLLAAALAAGAALAQAAGRRVSHE from the coding sequence ATGAAGCGTGAGCCGGAGCCCTGGGAGCGGAGCCTGAGGGACGGGCTGGACGCCGTCGCCGGGGCGGTCGATGGGGAGCAGCCGCCGGACCTCGGCGCCCTGATCATGCTGGTGGACGACGTGCAGCGGGCGCAGCGGCTGGCGTTGCGGCGGGACCTGCGGCGGTTTGTGGCCGTCGCGGCGCTGATCCTCTTCGGCTGGCTCTGGGCCTGGCTGCAATTTCCGGCGTACTTCCTGGTGGCGCAGGGGCTGCTGGCTGCGGCCCTGGCCGCCGGCGCGGCGCTGGCGCAGGCCGCGGGGAGGAGGGTCAGCCATGAATGA
- a CDS encoding redoxin domain-containing protein: MFCPECRTSLQPDARYCHLCGWDSKAAAAARRAAELGRRPAWKRWVSGVSLGIMAFVVLFMLLVPRTDAYAVPQVGSPAPDFEIPALDGGSVRLSDLRGQPVIINFWATWCPPCRKEMPDFQEVYDRYKGDGLQFYAINVGESRVTVRDFMARIGVDLPVLIDAGEEAQSAYNILPIPATFFIDREGIVRAVYQYQMSRAQIEFEVQRLMAR, translated from the coding sequence ATGTTCTGTCCGGAGTGCCGGACCAGCCTCCAGCCGGACGCCCGCTACTGTCACCTGTGCGGGTGGGACTCCAAGGCGGCGGCCGCGGCCCGCAGAGCCGCCGAACTGGGCAGGCGTCCCGCCTGGAAGCGCTGGGTCTCCGGCGTGTCGCTTGGGATCATGGCGTTCGTGGTCCTGTTCATGCTTCTGGTGCCCCGCACGGACGCGTATGCGGTGCCCCAGGTGGGGTCGCCGGCGCCTGACTTCGAGATCCCGGCCCTGGACGGGGGCAGCGTGAGGCTGTCGGACCTGCGGGGCCAGCCGGTGATCATCAACTTCTGGGCGACCTGGTGCCCGCCGTGCCGCAAGGAGATGCCCGACTTCCAGGAAGTCTACGACCGCTACAAGGGCGACGGGCTGCAGTTCTACGCCATCAACGTCGGGGAGTCACGCGTGACCGTGCGGGACTTCATGGCGCGCATCGGCGTCGACCTGCCGGTGCTGATCGATGCGGGTGAGGAAGCGCAGTCGGCCTACAACATCCTGCCGATTCCCGCCACGTTCTTCATCGACCGTGAGGGCATCGTGCGTGCGGTGTACCAATACCAGATGTCGCGGGCGCAGATTGAGTTTGAAGTGCAGCGCCTGATGGCCCGCTGA
- the resB gene encoding cytochrome c biogenesis protein ResB — protein MVLLDRTWDFFASTKVASWIIIALAIASIAGTVIEQEGMYQDWRPPELYYPDRYGEFWGSLFLRLGLTHAYSSWWYAALVMMLVISLVICSLHRLVPLHRQLTRPQVWKLPQYLRKQQVVLEVPGDLQQAEERLKRAGYRIWRDRECLYAEKGRLSRYGPYILHIGLLVVCFAAFAKALPGWDEVQDVWIPDGQTVKVPGENFAITNHKFTMELYENGMPSRYATDASIIVDGEEVLRRTIEVNKPLKYGGWEIYQASWREEPGVAHLRLVEADTGSAVATVAFDLRDPSPEYSLEGTGLKLVVLTYLHDFVLDPETNQPTNASYEVRNPVLFAEVATADGSEMVGRIALAMAGGSEVVYTGPYYLELDRVESRWYTALKLHHDRTVPYMYFGLAVVFVGMVITFFIYHWQVWVREENGGILIGARAYKNRFALAREIKRIFGAPQGEGLN, from the coding sequence GTGGTCCTGCTGGACCGGACGTGGGATTTCTTTGCCTCGACCAAGGTCGCCTCATGGATCATCATCGCCCTGGCGATCGCGTCGATTGCCGGCACGGTGATCGAACAGGAAGGGATGTACCAGGACTGGCGGCCGCCCGAGCTGTACTACCCTGACCGCTACGGGGAGTTCTGGGGCAGCCTCTTCCTCAGGCTCGGCCTGACGCACGCCTACTCCTCGTGGTGGTACGCCGCCCTGGTCATGATGCTGGTCATCAGCCTGGTCATCTGCTCCCTGCACCGGCTCGTGCCGCTGCACCGGCAGCTGACCCGCCCACAGGTGTGGAAGCTGCCCCAGTACCTGCGCAAGCAGCAGGTGGTCCTGGAGGTCCCCGGCGACCTGCAGCAGGCGGAGGAGAGGCTGAAGCGGGCGGGGTACCGGATCTGGCGGGACCGGGAATGCCTCTACGCCGAGAAGGGCCGGCTGAGCCGCTACGGGCCGTACATCCTGCACATCGGCCTGCTGGTGGTCTGCTTCGCCGCCTTCGCCAAGGCCCTTCCGGGCTGGGATGAGGTGCAGGACGTCTGGATTCCGGACGGACAGACGGTGAAGGTTCCGGGGGAGAACTTTGCCATCACGAACCACAAGTTCACGATGGAGCTCTACGAGAACGGCATGCCCTCGCGGTATGCCACCGACGCCTCGATCATCGTGGACGGTGAGGAGGTGCTCCGCCGGACCATCGAGGTGAACAAGCCGCTCAAGTACGGCGGCTGGGAGATCTACCAGGCCTCCTGGCGGGAGGAGCCCGGGGTGGCGCACCTGCGGCTCGTGGAGGCGGACACCGGGAGTGCGGTGGCCACCGTCGCCTTTGACCTGCGGGATCCGTCGCCGGAGTACTCGCTGGAGGGCACGGGGCTGAAGCTGGTGGTCCTCACCTACCTGCACGATTTCGTTCTGGACCCCGAGACCAACCAGCCCACCAACGCCTCCTACGAGGTGCGCAACCCGGTGCTCTTTGCGGAGGTGGCGACCGCGGATGGTTCCGAGATGGTGGGCCGGATCGCCCTGGCCATGGCCGGGGGGTCCGAGGTGGTGTACACCGGTCCGTACTACCTGGAGCTGGACCGGGTCGAGAGCCGCTGGTACACGGCCCTGAAGCTGCACCACGACCGGACCGTGCCCTACATGTACTTCGGGCTCGCGGTCGTGTTCGTGGGCATGGTGATCACCTTCTTCATCTACCACTGGCAGGTCTGGGTCCGTGAGGAGAACGGAGGGATCCTCATCGGCGCCCGGGCGTACAAGAACCGGTTTGCGCTGGCGCGGGAGATCAAGCGAATCTTCGGCGCACCCCAGGGGGAGGGGTTGAACTGA
- a CDS encoding ABC transporter ATP-binding protein: MNGNPLIDVQGVRKGFAGRPVLTELTFAVGRGEIVGFIGPNGSGKTTTVRLLNGVLAPDAGHIAVGGFDPGRDGDRVRRMSGILTESAGLYGSMTGRENLRFFAELYGVDEPGRVDELLAAFGLADAADRKVAAYSTGMRKRLGLAKAVLHRPEVLFLDEPTNGLDPEGIRMVLGYIRSLNEQEGTTVLICSHLLQQLELVCHRYLFLLGGQVVEQGTLAELEARHFPAVTLEVETDLALTDGRYRGVPARQVRPGRIAFTLPGREDVPGFLRILAQDAAVYSAVPVRRDLETLYFKIMGGEAGE; the protein is encoded by the coding sequence TCGGCCGGGGCGAGATCGTGGGCTTCATCGGGCCCAACGGCTCGGGCAAGACCACCACGGTCCGCCTGTTGAACGGCGTGCTCGCGCCGGATGCCGGCCACATCGCGGTGGGCGGATTCGACCCGGGGCGCGACGGCGACCGGGTGCGGCGCATGTCCGGCATCCTGACCGAGTCGGCCGGGCTGTACGGCAGCATGACCGGGCGGGAGAACCTGCGGTTTTTCGCGGAGCTGTACGGGGTGGACGAACCCGGACGGGTGGACGAGCTGTTGGCGGCTTTCGGCCTGGCCGACGCCGCCGACCGGAAGGTGGCCGCTTACTCCACGGGCATGAGAAAACGGCTCGGGCTGGCCAAGGCGGTGCTGCACCGGCCGGAGGTGCTGTTCCTGGACGAGCCCACCAACGGCCTTGATCCCGAGGGCATCCGGATGGTCCTGGGTTACATCCGAAGCCTGAATGAGCAGGAGGGCACCACCGTCCTCATCTGTTCCCACCTCTTGCAGCAGCTGGAGCTGGTCTGCCACCGGTACCTGTTCCTCCTGGGCGGGCAGGTGGTGGAGCAGGGCACGCTGGCCGAACTGGAGGCCAGGCATTTCCCCGCGGTGACGCTGGAGGTGGAGACGGACCTCGCCCTGACGGACGGCCGGTACCGCGGGGTGCCCGCCCGGCAGGTGCGGCCGGGCCGCATCGCCTTCACGCTGCCGGGCAGGGAGGACGTGCCCGGATTCCTCCGCATCCTGGCGCAGGACGCGGCGGTCTACAGCGCCGTACCCGTCCGGCGGGATCTGGAGACGCTTTACTTCAAGATCATGGGAGGTGAGGCAGGTGAATAG
- a CDS encoding cytochrome c biogenesis CcdA family protein has product MASPNLFLAFGAGVLSFVSPCVLPIYPSFLSYLTGVSVDQLSEGSRAVRAHVLKHSLAFFAGFSVIYVALGLTASALGSFFYSSRSWLPVVGGIFIALMGLSMMGILRVPFLMRDTRRQLASRPEGYLGSALIGLTFAAGWTPCIGPILGAVLALAATSPGYGGLLLLAYSVGFALPFIGMAYALGSVRSLARHSVAIQRVGGAVMVFMGILLATGGLERISAWLLEITGFTGF; this is encoded by the coding sequence ATGGCTTCGCCGAACCTGTTCCTCGCTTTCGGCGCAGGGGTGCTCTCGTTCGTGTCGCCCTGCGTGCTGCCGATCTACCCGTCTTTCCTCAGCTACCTGACCGGCGTTTCGGTGGACCAGCTCTCCGAGGGCAGCCGGGCTGTGCGCGCCCATGTGCTGAAGCACAGCCTGGCCTTCTTCGCGGGATTCTCGGTGATCTACGTCGCACTGGGCCTCACCGCCAGCGCACTGGGTTCCTTTTTCTACAGCAGCCGCTCCTGGCTCCCGGTGGTGGGCGGAATCTTCATCGCGCTGATGGGGTTGTCGATGATGGGGATTCTGCGCGTGCCTTTCCTGATGCGGGACACCCGGCGGCAGCTGGCCAGCCGTCCGGAAGGGTACCTCGGCTCGGCGCTGATCGGCCTCACCTTCGCCGCGGGCTGGACGCCCTGCATCGGACCGATCCTGGGCGCCGTGCTCGCCCTGGCGGCCACCAGCCCGGGGTACGGGGGACTGTTGCTGCTGGCGTATTCGGTGGGCTTTGCCCTGCCCTTCATCGGTATGGCGTACGCCCTGGGCTCGGTCCGAAGCCTCGCCCGGCACTCGGTGGCGATTCAGCGGGTGGGCGGCGCCGTGATGGTGTTCATGGGCATCCTGCTCGCGACCGGCGGGCTGGAGCGCATTTCGGCCTGGCTCCTGGAGATCACGGGGTTTACGGGGTTCTGA
- a CDS encoding LysM peptidoglycan-binding domain-containing protein, translating to MAAHSAQIGVRRVRRRTPKAVRRARTLTVLFLLTVAAAVLLCPRRVQTQAHEPPAGVHHTVAPGDTLWDIAVTYGGNRDAREVVYEIQRLNGLPSAEIYPGQVLFVPTESR from the coding sequence ATGGCAGCGCACAGCGCACAGATCGGGGTACGCAGGGTTCGGAGGCGCACGCCCAAGGCGGTCCGCAGGGCACGGACACTGACCGTCCTGTTCCTGCTGACGGTGGCCGCGGCCGTACTGCTGTGCCCCCGCAGGGTGCAGACGCAAGCCCACGAACCGCCCGCAGGCGTTCACCATACGGTGGCGCCCGGCGACACGCTGTGGGACATCGCCGTCACCTACGGCGGCAACCGCGACGCGCGCGAGGTGGTCTACGAGATCCAGCGCCTCAACGGCCTGCCGTCCGCGGAGATCTACCCGGGCCAGGTGCTGTTTGTCCCGACCGAGTCGCGGTGA